GAGCATGGAGGATTTGCTGAGCGAGATGAGTAAGGCAACTGACTTGCCTTCATTTCGAACGAATCTGTCAGCTCAGTGAGGGATTGAGGGAGCAAGTAAGAGGAGGCAAGTAAGAAGTAGCGGATAGAACGAACCTATTTGATGGATAATTTTATGGTACAATATGTATATAATAAAGTGGACTGAGGATGCTGCTAACATCCACACTCCTAACAACTGCCGCTTTTAAGAGCGGTAGGCTGTACAAGGTTCAGAAATAGGTCGTCACCCTTGCCTAGGGCGGCCTATTTCTTTTTGTTTTGACAAGCTGTGAACAGAATTGGAGCATGAATGTCAGTGCATTCTTAACCTGCACGGGCATCATGCTGGAATTCCTTAACAGACCTCACGATGAACCGTATCCTAAGTCATTAAACTAACAGGCAAAATAGTTTAAGATTATGCGCGGTGAACCGTACCCCAAGTAAGAGGGAATGGTTGGTTACGGTCCAATGGATTGAATGGGGGAAATATATTGTAGATTCGTTTGCATCTCGAGAGAGGTGCTTTTTTTCGTTTAAAGATTCCTCACGATCCCTTCACCAATTACAGCAAGATTTGAAAAGTAAGGGCAGGCTATATTTGTTAAGTTATATTCGACAAACATAATAAGGAAGGGGCCGTAGCAAAAAAAAATCATAATAACCTCAATGTTGGTTGGAGTCAAAACCTGTCATGTCGAGAAAAGACTTGGCGATCATGTTATTAATACCTAGAAGTGGAGGAATCATCGTGAATATAGAGCACAATAAAGAGGTAAGTAGATCTATAATAACACCACATGTTCTCAAACGGTGGTCAGGATTTATGGCAGTAATAGCAGGTATTCTATATATCGTCATTCAGTTTATCCACCCGACAGATGATATCTCTTCTGTGCACACAAACTCTTGGGTAGTGGTTGCATGCCTGACTATGGCTATGTCGCTCTTTAACCTGATCGGAATTACGGGATTCTATATAAGCCAAGCGAAAGAAGCGGGGTGGCTTGGCTTGGTCGGTTTCCTTTTGTTCAATCTGTTCTGGTTAATGTCAATCATTTTTAGTTTTATCGAAGCATTCGTTTTGCCGTTGCTGACAAGTGATGCTGAGAAGTTTGTGGAAGGAATGGCTGGACTCTTTGGAGGAACGGTTAGCGAGGTTGATCTGGGGATCTTCCCAATATTAGCACCGCTCGCGGGAGTATTGTATATGCTAGGAGGTCTGTTGCTAGGCATCGCCACATTACGTGCCAGAGTCTTCCCTCGCCCAGCAGCAATTCTGCTGGCCTTCGCTTCTGTAGTGACCATTGCTGCTGCAATCATCCCCCATCCGTTTGATCGGGCATTAGCGATACCTATGGGATTAGCTCTTATATGGATGGGATATACTGTTTGGTCGGAACGTAAGTAAGCATCGAATTAGAGATGTCTTCGATCTTCCCTATTTGAATGAAATAAATAGTTCCTCTGACGGTTTGGCTCCTCGGTGCAACATTAAATTTCCAGATCGTCAGGGAGTTTCTTGATGGGTGCATAGATATGGTAGGTTGAATCCAGATTGTGGACGTCATTAAAAACTTGGATAAGTTCAATATCCGATTGATCAGACTCTTGCTTGGAAATCTTTAAGAATCTTGCATAGTCTGTTTTGAGCACTTCTCCAATATCAAGCAGGTCGCCAAAATAGTTGAACCTCGCACAAAAAATAGTCGGTACATCAACCGTGAAATAAAAGGGTTTATGAATTTGAATTTCACTTGGGATTCCGAACAGAACTTTGAACCGGGTTGAATTGGGTTGACAGTTTGAATAAATGACAAAACAAGAACCATTTATGTTTTCATCAATATGATTCAACAGCATTTTGGAATGAGAGTGAATCTTCTTTTTGTAATCATCAGTGGCTAGGTCTACTTCAAAGGCAATCCCGCTTATTCGGGTCTCTTTGAACTCTGTCAGTGTGAAATCCGTGACGACATCACCATTCATATTTTTAAATGGTCTTTTAACCACAGTAGGTATTTGAGTCGGAGAGATTTTATTGAACCCTGCTCTTAGCGAACTTGGAGCTATCCCGTAATGTTGTTTGAATGCCCGGGTGAATGAGGCTTGCGTACCAAAGGCTAACTGATAAGCAATATCGGTAAGCGATAAGTTGTTGTTATAAATGAGTGATAAAGCGGCATTCAATCTTCTAGATAGGATGTACTGATTTAACGAACAGCCCATCATGGCAGAGAAAAGCCTATGAAAATAATATTTAGACATATTGAAAGTAAGAGCAACGGATGACACGGATAAAGGCTGTTCTAAATTCTCCTCAATATGAATCAATGCTTGTTCTATTATCCTATGATGGTTCATACTATCTCCCTTCGTCACGTGCTCTAATTTTTTGTGCTAAGTATACCACACGCGTTATACCGCTTAGAAGGCAATTCGCAATCCGCGAATTGTTAAACAGAGGCTCCTCATTATTTGTATAGAATTAGGGGGAAATACGAAAAAACGGTCAGATGACTGACCGATTCTGTCAGGGATAGAGGGATATAATTGGATATAAATAAGTCGATGTGTTATGAGTGGTTCTATATATTGGATTAGGAGGAACGAAAATGGATTGGAATTACTATGATACGTTTATTACCGTTGCCGCAGATTGCCCCGTTGAGACTGGAACGCAGCCACCAGACAAGAAAGACGGAAAAACCAAGCCGGGCATCGAGTTTGAGTTAATCACGAATCATCCGTATGGCTATACCCAGGAGGAGCTCTTGTACGAAGTGTATATCCGACACAAAAATATTCCGGAGGCAGAGTTAGCCGAGAGAGGGAACCAGATTCGAGACGAGTTTTATATGAAGCCGCAACCATGCTTGAGAGCATCGATGCTCCCGAAGAAATACGGGTGGGGTATTCATTTC
Above is a window of Paenibacillus sp. FSL K6-1330 DNA encoding:
- a CDS encoding DUF6157 family protein produces the protein MDWNYYDTFITVAADCPVETGTQPPDKKDGKTKPGIEFELITNHPYGYTQEELLYEVYIRHKNIPEAELAERGNQIRDEFYMKPQPCLRASMLPKKYGWGIHFNAKGQIAIVPVESPDYRRFVERAYGNVKLLAAMRNKRR
- a CDS encoding AraC family transcriptional regulator, which translates into the protein MNHHRIIEQALIHIEENLEQPLSVSSVALTFNMSKYYFHRLFSAMMGCSLNQYILSRRLNAALSLIYNNNLSLTDIAYQLAFGTQASFTRAFKQHYGIAPSSLRAGFNKISPTQIPTVVKRPFKNMNGDVVTDFTLTEFKETRISGIAFEVDLATDDYKKKIHSHSKMLLNHIDENINGSCFVIYSNCQPNSTRFKVLFGIPSEIQIHKPFYFTVDVPTIFCARFNYFGDLLDIGEVLKTDYARFLKISKQESDQSDIELIQVFNDVHNLDSTYHIYAPIKKLPDDLEI